A genomic stretch from Streptomyces sp. SAI-127 includes:
- a CDS encoding SDR family oxidoreductase has product MKTVLITGASSGYGRETALYFHSQGWNVIATMRTPRAGVLPESDRLRVIELDVTKPETITAAFEAAGPIDVLVNNAGVPSISVFEGTPMTRVREVFETNTFGVMATTQAVLPQFRERGSGVVVNVTSSVVLGHMPLSAVYKASKMAIEGFTASLALELAPFGVHAKTVQPGACLTTNFAANATNGAPLDELVPTPYAPWAKKTMGDFTGQDQFTKESDVAETVWRAAHDTTGQLRFPAGPDAVRLAQAK; this is encoded by the coding sequence ATGAAGACAGTTCTGATCACCGGTGCCTCCTCCGGATACGGGCGGGAGACCGCTCTCTACTTCCACTCGCAGGGGTGGAACGTCATCGCCACGATGCGCACGCCGCGTGCCGGCGTCCTGCCCGAGTCGGACCGGCTTCGCGTCATCGAACTCGACGTGACCAAGCCCGAGACCATCACCGCCGCGTTCGAGGCAGCCGGGCCCATCGACGTCCTGGTCAACAACGCGGGCGTCCCCTCGATCAGCGTGTTCGAGGGCACCCCTATGACCCGAGTGCGGGAAGTCTTCGAAACCAACACGTTCGGCGTGATGGCGACGACGCAGGCGGTACTGCCCCAGTTCCGCGAGCGCGGCTCCGGCGTGGTGGTCAACGTGACCTCCAGCGTGGTGCTGGGCCACATGCCGCTCTCGGCCGTCTACAAGGCGAGCAAGATGGCCATCGAGGGATTCACCGCATCCCTCGCGCTCGAACTCGCACCCTTCGGTGTGCATGCGAAGACGGTCCAGCCGGGCGCCTGCCTGACGACGAACTTCGCGGCCAACGCCACGAACGGCGCCCCGCTGGACGAACTGGTCCCGACGCCCTACGCACCGTGGGCGAAGAAGACCATGGGCGACTTCACCGGCCAGGACCAGTTCACCAAGGAGAGCGACGTCGCCGAGACGGTATGGCGAGCCGCGCACGACACAACCGGCCAGCTGCGATTCCCGGCCGGTCCCGACGCGGTCCGGCTCGCCCAGGCGAAGTGA
- a CDS encoding VOC family protein, giving the protein MAIQRMDNVGIVVEDMDAAIAFFVELGMELEGRAQVEGPFADQCTGLEGVRCDIAMIRTPDGHSRLELAKYLSPAVISAGPRNRPHNILGTHRVMFAVDDLEDTVARLRPHGAELVGEIARFEDSYLLCYLRGPEGIIVGLAEQLR; this is encoded by the coding sequence ATGGCGATTCAGCGGATGGACAACGTCGGCATCGTCGTCGAGGACATGGATGCCGCCATCGCGTTCTTCGTGGAACTCGGGATGGAGCTGGAGGGCAGGGCGCAGGTCGAGGGCCCCTTCGCCGACCAGTGCACCGGACTCGAGGGCGTCCGCTGTGACATCGCGATGATCCGGACCCCGGACGGTCACAGTCGGCTCGAGCTGGCGAAGTACCTCAGCCCCGCAGTGATCAGCGCCGGCCCGCGCAACCGGCCGCACAACATTCTGGGCACGCACCGCGTCATGTTCGCCGTCGACGACCTCGAGGACACCGTTGCCCGCCTGCGCCCTCACGGCGCCGAACTCGTCGGTGAGATCGCCCGGTTCGAGGACAGCTATCTGCTCTGCTACCTCCGCGGCCCTGAGGGCATCATCGTCGGACTGGCCGAGCAACTGCGTTGA
- a CDS encoding peptidoglycan-binding protein translates to MTATIAYDRHVSNFIDKLSATGHVTHNAYRKTSVTLHHNGGRLSHQGVLDVWKTRPASAHFDVDAAGAVAQYVKVNEYAWAVGNTAGNQRTISIEMANATLAPAWTVAEATWKNSARLAGWLFAKVIGERPSKSNLFYHHHWSSTACAGPHMDKIYGKVLAAAQEAYDHFKGSRPVPRSNTEPFPGVSFFHTGKKSPIIAATHHRLVAEGCNRYQSSASADVWGPGDVKSYAAWQHKLGFEGTDANGVPGKISWDKLHVPNV, encoded by the coding sequence GTGACCGCCACCATCGCTTACGACCGTCATGTCTCGAACTTCATCGACAAACTCAGCGCAACGGGCCACGTCACCCACAATGCGTACAGGAAGACGTCGGTCACGCTGCACCACAACGGCGGCCGACTCTCGCACCAGGGTGTGCTCGACGTCTGGAAGACGCGTCCGGCTTCGGCCCACTTCGACGTGGACGCCGCCGGTGCCGTCGCTCAGTACGTCAAGGTGAACGAGTACGCCTGGGCCGTCGGCAACACGGCCGGCAACCAGCGCACGATCAGCATCGAAATGGCGAACGCAACGCTCGCGCCCGCCTGGACAGTCGCCGAGGCCACCTGGAAGAACTCCGCGCGACTCGCCGGCTGGCTCTTCGCCAAGGTGATCGGCGAACGCCCCAGCAAGAGCAACCTCTTCTACCACCACCACTGGTCCTCGACTGCCTGCGCGGGCCCGCACATGGACAAGATCTACGGCAAGGTCCTCGCGGCGGCTCAGGAGGCGTACGACCACTTCAAGGGTTCACGCCCCGTCCCCAGGTCGAATACCGAGCCGTTCCCTGGCGTGTCGTTCTTCCACACCGGAAAGAAGTCGCCGATCATCGCCGCAACGCACCACCGGCTCGTCGCCGAAGGCTGCAACCGGTACCAGTCGAGCGCCAGCGCCGACGTATGGGGTCCGGGCGATGTGAAGTCCTACGCCGCCTGGCAGCATAAGCTCGGGTTCGAAGGCACTGATGCCAACGGCGTCCCCGGCAAGATTAGTTGGGACAAGCTACATGTCCCCAACGTCTGA
- a CDS encoding peptidoglycan-binding protein — translation MSLTELRALATQAGFTGSDIKIAAAVAMAESKGDPVVIGDQNLVDHKWGPSIGLFQIRSLKHPGQFSPPDTLRVAAKLKDPLYNAKTAKAIKDAHNWKQWSTFTSGAYKQYMDGGPANFEPFPGASFFHTGKKSPIIAATHHRLVAEGCNRYQSSANANVWGPGDVKSYAAWQHKLGFEGDHANGLPGKTSWDKLRVPNV, via the coding sequence ATGAGCCTGACCGAGCTGCGCGCCCTCGCCACACAGGCAGGGTTCACCGGCAGCGACATCAAAATTGCGGCGGCCGTCGCCATGGCAGAGTCCAAAGGCGACCCAGTCGTCATCGGAGACCAGAATCTGGTCGACCACAAGTGGGGGCCGTCCATTGGTCTCTTCCAGATACGCTCGCTCAAGCACCCAGGGCAGTTCAGCCCACCGGACACTCTCAGGGTTGCGGCAAAGCTCAAGGATCCGCTCTACAACGCCAAGACGGCGAAGGCCATCAAGGACGCACACAACTGGAAGCAATGGTCCACGTTCACGAGCGGGGCCTACAAGCAGTACATGGACGGCGGCCCCGCCAACTTCGAGCCGTTCCCTGGTGCGTCGTTCTTCCACACCGGAAAGAAGTCGCCGATCATCGCCGCAACGCACCACCGGCTCGTCGCCGAAGGCTGCAACCGGTACCAGTCGAGCGCCAACGCCAATGTATGGGGCCCGGGCGATGTGAAATCCTATGCCGCCTGGCAGCATAAGCTCGGCTTCGAAGGTGACCACGCCAACGGCCTCCCCGGCAAAACCAGTTGGGACAAGCTACGGGTCCCCAACGTCTAA
- a CDS encoding long-chain fatty acid--CoA ligase, whose product MTSSTRNVSGLLTRTASGYPARTAIVFGGDRISYAELDAASNRVANLLMERGIRPGEKVALSCTNIPQFTTIYFGILKAGAVVVPLNVLLKAREIAYHLNDSDATAYFAFEGGPELPIGREAWSAFQVADRAAHFFLIGDGTSVDGVTPDQICAAAVAGQPETFEMVERTDDDTAVILYTSGTTGQPKGAELRHRNVYDIARAGVQLFESDPAAPDVYLCVLPLFHAFGQMVIQNGAIGFGGTLVLQARFSARQALDLMLAHDVTFFGGVPTMYWGLIEALDDSVDVARLAANLRIAVSGGSALPAKIHQEFKKRFGVTILEGYGLSETVAIATFATYGDEPRVGSIGRPIAGVQMKLINDDWSDVADDPGAVGEIAIKGYNIMKGYYKRPEATSEAINQGWFRTGDLARKDADGFYFVVDRSKDMIIRGGFNVYPRELEEVLMEHPAVSLVAVIGVPHLSHGEEIKAVVVRKAGDTTTAAELTAWGKEQFAGYKYPRIVEFVDALPMTATGKILKRELS is encoded by the coding sequence ATGACGAGTTCGACCCGGAACGTGTCCGGCCTACTGACCCGCACCGCGTCGGGATACCCGGCGCGCACGGCGATCGTCTTCGGTGGCGATCGGATCTCCTACGCGGAACTCGATGCAGCGTCGAACCGGGTGGCCAACCTGCTGATGGAGCGCGGCATTCGCCCTGGCGAGAAGGTCGCCCTGTCCTGCACGAACATCCCGCAGTTCACGACGATCTACTTCGGGATCCTCAAGGCCGGTGCGGTAGTCGTGCCGTTGAACGTACTCCTCAAGGCGCGTGAGATCGCCTACCACCTCAACGACTCCGACGCGACGGCATACTTCGCCTTCGAAGGCGGTCCAGAACTCCCGATCGGGCGCGAGGCATGGTCGGCCTTCCAGGTCGCCGATCGAGCCGCACACTTCTTCCTCATCGGCGACGGCACGTCTGTGGACGGCGTCACCCCGGACCAGATCTGTGCCGCCGCTGTCGCCGGGCAGCCAGAGACGTTCGAGATGGTCGAGCGTACCGACGACGACACCGCGGTCATCCTCTACACGTCCGGTACCACCGGGCAGCCCAAGGGCGCGGAACTCAGACACCGGAACGTGTACGACATCGCCCGAGCCGGTGTCCAGCTCTTCGAGTCGGACCCCGCGGCACCCGACGTCTACCTGTGCGTCCTGCCGCTCTTCCATGCCTTCGGCCAGATGGTCATCCAGAACGGCGCCATCGGGTTCGGCGGCACACTCGTCCTGCAAGCAAGGTTCTCCGCCCGACAGGCGCTGGATCTCATGCTCGCCCATGACGTGACGTTCTTCGGCGGCGTACCGACCATGTACTGGGGCCTGATCGAGGCACTCGACGACAGCGTCGACGTCGCCCGACTGGCCGCCAACCTGCGCATCGCCGTGTCCGGTGGTTCCGCGCTTCCCGCGAAGATCCACCAAGAGTTCAAGAAGCGTTTCGGTGTGACGATCCTCGAGGGCTACGGGCTCTCGGAGACGGTGGCCATCGCGACATTCGCCACGTACGGCGACGAGCCCCGTGTCGGATCGATCGGCCGGCCCATCGCCGGGGTCCAGATGAAACTCATCAACGACGACTGGTCGGATGTGGCGGACGACCCCGGTGCGGTCGGGGAGATCGCGATCAAGGGCTACAACATCATGAAGGGCTACTACAAGCGCCCCGAGGCCACGTCGGAGGCCATCAACCAAGGATGGTTCCGCACCGGAGATCTGGCTCGCAAGGACGCGGACGGCTTCTACTTCGTCGTCGACAGGTCCAAGGACATGATCATTCGCGGCGGGTTCAACGTCTACCCGCGTGAGCTCGAGGAGGTGCTCATGGAGCACCCCGCGGTCTCCTTGGTCGCTGTGATCGGAGTTCCGCACCTGAGTCACGGGGAGGAGATCAAGGCCGTCGTCGTAAGGAAGGCCGGCGACACTACGACTGCGGCGGAGCTGACAGCCTGGGGAAAGGAGCAGTTCGCCGGCTACAAATACCCGCGCATCGTCGAGTTCGTCGACGCCCTGCCCATGACCGCCACCGGAAAGATCCTCAAGCGCGAACTGTCCTAG
- a CDS encoding SDR family NAD(P)-dependent oxidoreductase yields the protein MAERPDRSIAGKVALVTGGGRGLGAATARSLTAAGARVFVIDLHRPAAGEAIDERVTYLVGDVTDLGDMTRAVETVVRDAGRLDIVIANAGVVARGVTLRASSAPVVDRLFDVNVGGVLNTVRAALPSLIENRGRLVLISSVFAFVNGAGTIPYAMSKAAVEQLGRGLRVELAAHGVSVTTAYFAMINTDMIRQSVDEDPAAQALLDTQPRFLRRRISPEQAAEAIVEGLCRRDVRVFSPRRWTVVSRVRGLVAPALDSGLTRDHTVQSILGRLDARTGEDFLTT from the coding sequence ATGGCTGAGAGGCCCGACCGGTCGATCGCCGGAAAGGTCGCCCTGGTCACCGGCGGCGGCCGGGGCCTGGGCGCGGCGACCGCGCGGTCCCTGACCGCCGCCGGTGCTCGCGTCTTCGTCATCGATCTGCACCGCCCGGCTGCGGGCGAGGCGATCGACGAGCGGGTCACCTACCTGGTCGGCGATGTGACCGACCTCGGCGACATGACCCGCGCGGTCGAGACCGTCGTCAGGGACGCCGGCCGCCTGGACATCGTGATCGCGAACGCAGGTGTGGTCGCGCGGGGCGTGACCCTCCGGGCGTCATCGGCTCCGGTGGTCGATCGACTCTTCGACGTGAACGTCGGGGGCGTGCTCAACACCGTCCGTGCTGCCCTTCCGAGCCTCATCGAGAACCGTGGCCGGCTCGTACTGATCTCGTCGGTGTTCGCCTTCGTCAACGGGGCCGGCACGATCCCGTACGCGATGAGCAAGGCAGCAGTCGAGCAGCTTGGCCGTGGACTGCGGGTCGAGCTCGCAGCCCATGGCGTCAGCGTCACGACCGCGTACTTTGCAATGATCAACACGGACATGATCCGACAGAGCGTCGACGAGGATCCAGCAGCTCAGGCGCTGCTCGACACCCAACCGAGGTTCCTACGCAGGCGCATCAGCCCCGAGCAGGCGGCGGAAGCCATCGTCGAGGGCCTGTGCCGCCGCGATGTGCGGGTCTTCAGTCCGCGCAGATGGACAGTGGTCTCGAGGGTCCGGGGCCTCGTCGCGCCCGCCCTGGACTCGGGCCTGACGCGGGATCACACGGTCCAGAGCATTCTCGGACGCCTCGACGCGCGTACAGGCGAGGACTTTCTGACCACCTGA
- a CDS encoding alpha/beta hydrolase, translated as MKTTKSMKWIDVPTRTIDVGGVPFAYRELGPTEGVPVVFLHHLMAVLDDWDPRIIDGIAAHRRVIAFDNRGVGASGGSVPPDVADMGRDAVAFIRAMGLEKVDLLGFSLGGGVAQMVALQAPELVRRIVLAGTGPRGGGGIKEINKVAVGAYVKSALTLKDARTFLFFPRDAEGKRAAKHYLARLKERTQNRDEKISLQARRAQLKAIRAAGLHAPDDLSVITQPVFVANGDHDLMVASSNSADMARRIPNARLKIYPNSGHGGVFQYHREFVPEVLEFLNG; from the coding sequence ATGAAGACGACAAAGAGCATGAAGTGGATCGACGTGCCCACTCGCACGATCGACGTCGGCGGGGTGCCGTTCGCCTACCGCGAGCTCGGCCCGACCGAGGGTGTTCCAGTGGTGTTCCTGCACCACCTGATGGCTGTCCTTGACGACTGGGACCCAAGGATCATCGACGGCATCGCTGCCCACCGCCGGGTGATCGCGTTCGACAACCGCGGAGTCGGCGCGTCCGGAGGATCCGTGCCGCCCGACGTCGCGGACATGGGCCGCGACGCCGTCGCCTTCATCCGTGCGATGGGACTCGAGAAGGTCGACCTCCTCGGGTTCTCGCTCGGCGGCGGAGTCGCACAGATGGTGGCCCTGCAGGCACCCGAACTCGTGCGCCGGATCGTCCTGGCCGGGACCGGCCCCCGCGGAGGCGGCGGCATCAAGGAGATCAACAAGGTCGCGGTCGGGGCGTACGTCAAGTCCGCGCTCACCCTGAAGGACGCCAGGACATTCCTGTTCTTCCCGCGCGACGCCGAGGGCAAGCGGGCCGCGAAGCACTACCTCGCCCGGCTCAAGGAGCGCACTCAGAATCGCGACGAAAAAATCTCCCTGCAGGCTCGACGCGCGCAGCTGAAGGCCATCCGCGCGGCCGGACTGCACGCACCCGACGACCTCTCGGTGATCACCCAGCCGGTCTTCGTCGCCAACGGTGATCACGACCTCATGGTCGCGAGCAGCAACTCGGCGGACATGGCCCGCCGGATCCCGAACGCCCGCCTGAAGATCTACCCGAACTCCGGGCACGGCGGCGTCTTCCAGTACCACCGGGAGTTCGTCCCCGAGGTTCTCGAGTTCCTCAATGGCTGA
- a CDS encoding universal stress protein: MQPVITVGLDGSPESLAAARWAADEADKRKLTLRLLHAWPLLAPEPARVPSEVDQNYWAKRFVHTARAELESSHPGLTIIGSLVAEDARKALLQAASESELIVLGSRGLDTVGSYFLGDVSMPVVARTERPVVLIRTGYGTAQPTPASRVVVALKLHGSSDELLDFAFHTAAVREVPLLAVHGRSVPLHARVPWGVDHAVSEEMTRDAQQELGTALHRWREKYPQVDAAHAIRLETPAKAVVHAAEGAALLVVGRRTHRHDMAPHLGHVTHAAIHHGRCPVAVVPHG, encoded by the coding sequence ATGCAGCCAGTCATCACCGTGGGCCTGGACGGTTCACCCGAGAGCCTCGCCGCCGCCCGCTGGGCCGCCGACGAGGCCGACAAGCGCAAACTCACGCTGCGCCTGCTGCACGCGTGGCCACTGCTGGCGCCGGAACCGGCCCGCGTCCCTTCGGAAGTCGATCAGAACTACTGGGCGAAGCGCTTCGTCCACACCGCGCGCGCGGAACTGGAATCCAGCCACCCGGGTCTGACCATCATCGGGAGCCTGGTGGCCGAGGACGCCCGGAAAGCCCTGCTCCAGGCGGCGTCGGAATCCGAGCTGATCGTGCTCGGCTCCCGGGGGCTGGACACCGTCGGAAGCTACTTCCTGGGTGACGTCAGCATGCCGGTCGTTGCGCGGACGGAGCGGCCGGTTGTCCTGATCCGCACCGGATACGGGACAGCGCAGCCGACGCCGGCGAGCCGTGTCGTCGTGGCTCTGAAACTCCACGGATCCAGCGACGAACTGCTCGACTTCGCCTTCCACACCGCTGCGGTCAGAGAGGTTCCGCTCCTGGCCGTGCACGGCCGAAGCGTGCCGCTCCACGCGCGCGTGCCCTGGGGCGTGGACCACGCCGTCAGCGAAGAGATGACACGGGACGCGCAGCAGGAGTTGGGCACGGCCCTCCACCGCTGGCGCGAGAAGTACCCACAGGTGGACGCGGCCCACGCCATCCGGCTCGAGACTCCCGCGAAGGCCGTCGTGCATGCCGCGGAAGGCGCGGCGCTGCTCGTCGTCGGCCGGCGCACACACCGGCACGACATGGCACCCCACCTGGGCCACGTAACGCATGCTGCCATCCATCACGGGCGCTGCCCCGTCGCCGTCGTCCCTCATGGCTGA
- a CDS encoding sigma-70 family RNA polymerase sigma factor — protein MDPTAIDRFGTSQFEASRNRLASLAYRLLGSATDAEDAVQDAFMHWQAADRQQIKVPEAWLTKVITNLCLDRLRSAQARRERTVGAWLPEPLLDGDPMLGPADTFEQRESVSLAMLTLMERLSPVERAVYLLREAFSYSHAEIADILDITESASQQHLHRARHRITAARRRGGEVDPASARGIVEEFLAAATSGRIERLVALLTDDAIAIADSNGAGLAKTLLQYDTPARIAAIARAGFKPTPAKRRLVGGTPAVHYALVNDSPAILFVLGDQVVGTVTFDVTDGKIATVRGIAAPTRLVRLTEAWRQRGPDTPLITQW, from the coding sequence GTGGACCCAACCGCCATTGATCGCTTCGGCACCAGCCAGTTCGAGGCCAGCCGGAACCGGCTGGCCTCGCTGGCCTACCGGCTGCTGGGCTCCGCCACCGACGCCGAAGACGCCGTACAGGACGCGTTCATGCATTGGCAGGCCGCCGACCGGCAGCAGATCAAGGTGCCGGAAGCATGGCTGACCAAGGTGATCACCAACCTGTGCCTCGACCGGCTCCGCTCGGCACAGGCCCGCCGCGAACGCACCGTCGGCGCATGGCTGCCCGAACCGCTACTCGACGGGGACCCGATGCTCGGCCCGGCCGACACGTTCGAGCAGCGCGAATCGGTCTCTCTGGCCATGCTGACCCTCATGGAGCGCCTGTCACCCGTCGAGCGGGCCGTCTACCTCCTGCGCGAAGCGTTCTCCTACAGCCACGCCGAGATCGCCGACATCCTCGACATCACCGAGTCCGCAAGCCAGCAGCACCTCCACCGGGCCCGGCACCGCATCACCGCCGCGCGCCGCCGCGGCGGCGAAGTCGACCCGGCGTCCGCCCGCGGCATCGTCGAGGAATTCCTCGCCGCTGCCACCTCCGGCCGTATTGAACGGCTCGTGGCGCTGCTCACCGACGACGCGATCGCGATCGCCGACTCCAACGGCGCCGGCCTGGCCAAGACGCTGCTGCAGTACGACACTCCCGCGCGCATCGCCGCCATCGCACGGGCCGGATTCAAGCCCACACCCGCGAAACGGCGACTCGTCGGCGGCACGCCCGCCGTCCACTACGCGCTCGTCAACGACTCCCCCGCCATCCTCTTCGTGCTCGGAGACCAGGTCGTAGGCACCGTGACGTTCGACGTCACCGACGGCAAGATCGCAACCGTGCGCGGCATCGCCGCCCCCACCCGCCTCGTCCGCCTCACCGAAGCCTGGCGGCAGCGCGGACCGGACACGCCTCTCATCACTCAGTGGTGA
- a CDS encoding FAD-dependent oxidoreductase has translation MKHRIVVLGAGYAGAYVAGTLARRLSPADTEITVVNSEPDFVQRLRLHQLAAGRAIAAPQLTDVFAGTGIRLRLASVTAVDPERQAVAVADADGGGELVYDTLLYALGSRVTARGVPGVTEHAFDVAGRPSALRLRERLDSLSGRGEGGSVLIVGDGLTGIETATEIAESRPGLSVTLVARGELGAQLSPGARSHLHRACDRLGITVLEHTEAEAVEAARVLFTDGTALASDATVWTAGFAVSPIAAAGGLEVTENGRIVVDRTMQSVSHPNVYAAGDSAYAIGDNGRPLPMSCASAGYTGMQATASIVGRLTGRKIANTRLEYLGNHISLGQRDGILQMVDAEGQAKPKYVGGRKAARIKTGIVKMSLWTTSHPTFGLPKRKRPLAAAPNASAEKAVA, from the coding sequence ATGAAGCACCGCATCGTCGTCCTCGGTGCCGGCTACGCCGGGGCCTACGTGGCCGGGACCCTGGCCCGCCGGCTGTCCCCGGCGGACACCGAGATCACCGTGGTCAACTCCGAGCCGGACTTCGTCCAGCGGCTGCGCCTGCACCAGCTCGCGGCCGGCCGGGCGATCGCGGCTCCACAGCTCACCGACGTCTTCGCGGGCACGGGGATACGACTGCGCCTCGCCAGTGTCACCGCTGTCGACCCCGAGCGCCAGGCCGTCGCCGTGGCCGACGCCGACGGCGGCGGTGAACTCGTCTACGACACGCTTCTCTACGCGCTCGGCAGCCGCGTCACCGCCCGCGGCGTCCCCGGCGTGACCGAGCACGCCTTCGACGTCGCCGGCCGGCCTTCCGCGCTGCGCCTGCGCGAGCGTCTGGACAGCCTGAGCGGGCGGGGCGAAGGCGGGAGTGTGCTGATCGTCGGCGACGGGTTGACCGGCATCGAGACCGCCACCGAGATCGCCGAGTCCCGGCCCGGCCTGTCGGTGACGCTGGTCGCCCGCGGAGAGCTGGGCGCCCAACTCTCCCCCGGAGCCCGCAGCCACCTGCACCGGGCCTGCGACCGGCTGGGCATCACAGTCCTGGAGCACACCGAGGCCGAAGCCGTCGAAGCGGCGCGAGTGCTGTTCACCGACGGCACTGCCCTGGCGTCCGACGCGACTGTGTGGACGGCTGGGTTCGCGGTCAGCCCCATCGCCGCCGCCGGGGGGCTGGAGGTCACCGAGAACGGTCGGATCGTCGTCGATCGCACCATGCAGTCGGTCTCGCACCCGAACGTCTACGCTGCCGGCGACAGTGCCTACGCCATCGGCGACAACGGTCGGCCGCTGCCGATGTCGTGCGCTTCGGCCGGCTACACCGGCATGCAGGCCACGGCCTCGATCGTGGGACGCCTTACCGGCCGCAAGATCGCGAACACCAGGCTGGAGTACCTGGGCAACCACATCAGCCTCGGGCAGCGGGACGGGATCCTGCAGATGGTCGATGCCGAAGGGCAGGCGAAGCCGAAGTATGTGGGCGGCCGGAAGGCCGCGCGGATCAAGACGGGCATCGTCAAGATGTCGCTCTGGACCACCTCGCACCCGACCTTCGGCCTGCCCAAGCGCAAGCGCCCCCTTGCCGCCGCGCCGAACGCATCCGCCGAAAAAGCGGTCGCGTAG
- a CDS encoding DUF1152 domain-containing protein, protein MISLGEPAFFTRLRGARRVLIAGAGGGFDVYAGLPLALALRSAGKEVYLANLSFADLYGLDLDVWVDQDVAAVGPETPLRGDYFPERTLAQWLATQDLPSTVYAFPSIGVGPLRAAYRTLITHLGGVDAIVLVDGGTDILMRGDEHGLGTPEEDMASLAAVSGLDEIPHRLVACLGFGVDAYHGVNHSLVLENLAALDRDGAYLGAFSLLGASREGALYLDAVAHAQRHTASHPSIVNGSVAAAVRGDFGDVRFTERTKDGELFVNPLMALYFCVDLPGLARRNLYLGLLERTSLMRQVSSVIEDFRATLPRQRPPRAFPH, encoded by the coding sequence GTGATCTCTCTGGGGGAACCTGCGTTCTTCACCCGCCTGCGCGGCGCGCGACGGGTACTCATCGCCGGTGCGGGCGGCGGCTTCGACGTGTATGCCGGGCTGCCGCTCGCACTCGCGCTGCGGTCCGCGGGCAAGGAGGTGTACCTCGCCAACCTGTCCTTCGCCGATCTGTACGGCCTGGACCTCGATGTGTGGGTGGACCAGGACGTCGCGGCCGTCGGGCCCGAAACCCCCCTGCGCGGCGACTACTTTCCCGAACGGACGCTCGCCCAGTGGCTCGCGACGCAGGATCTGCCGTCGACCGTGTACGCGTTCCCGAGCATCGGGGTCGGTCCGCTGCGGGCGGCCTACCGGACGCTGATCACGCATCTCGGCGGTGTCGACGCGATCGTACTGGTGGACGGCGGGACCGACATCCTGATGCGCGGCGACGAGCACGGTCTCGGCACCCCGGAGGAGGACATGGCGAGCCTGGCCGCCGTGAGCGGGCTCGACGAAATCCCGCATCGGCTGGTGGCCTGCCTCGGCTTCGGAGTGGACGCCTATCACGGCGTGAACCACTCGCTCGTACTGGAGAACCTGGCCGCCCTGGACCGGGACGGCGCCTATCTCGGGGCGTTCTCGCTGCTCGGGGCGTCGCGGGAGGGCGCGCTCTATCTCGACGCGGTAGCGCACGCCCAGCGCCACACCGCGAGCCACCCGAGCATCGTGAACGGATCCGTCGCCGCCGCCGTGCGCGGTGACTTCGGCGATGTCCGGTTCACGGAAAGGACCAAGGACGGCGAGTTGTTCGTGAACCCGCTGATGGCACTGTACTTCTGTGTGGACCTGCCTGGATTGGCCCGCCGCAATCTCTACCTCGGTCTGCTGGAACGGACTTCGCTGATGCGACAGGTGAGTTCCGTGATCGAGGATTTCCGCGCCACTCTGCCCCGTCAGCGTCCGCCGCGGGCATTCCCGCACTGA
- a CDS encoding PadR family transcriptional regulator, producing MTVPLALLGLLERESSHGYDLKRDYDTYFGRGKPLPAGQVYSTLGRLARDGKVEVGETGPGSGPDRKRYVITELGVTQVESWLTEPVAGEPHLQTVLFTKVVLAVLLERDPRVYLDIQRAAHMERMRELTELRRTGSTIDSLLADHGVFHLEADLRWMDQTVARLAALTAEVRS from the coding sequence ATGACAGTCCCTCTGGCACTTCTCGGACTCCTTGAACGGGAGTCGAGCCACGGCTACGACCTCAAGCGCGACTACGACACCTATTTCGGCCGGGGCAAACCGTTGCCCGCCGGGCAGGTCTACTCGACCCTGGGGCGCCTCGCCCGTGACGGCAAGGTCGAGGTGGGTGAGACAGGGCCCGGTTCGGGGCCGGACCGCAAGCGCTACGTGATCACCGAGCTCGGCGTCACGCAGGTCGAGAGTTGGCTGACCGAGCCGGTCGCGGGTGAACCGCACCTGCAGACCGTGCTGTTCACCAAGGTCGTACTCGCGGTGCTGCTCGAGCGCGACCCCCGCGTGTACCTCGACATCCAGCGCGCCGCCCACATGGAGCGGATGAGGGAGCTGACCGAACTGCGCCGGACCGGCAGCACGATCGACTCGCTGCTGGCCGATCACGGCGTGTTCCACCTGGAGGCCGATCTGCGGTGGATGGACCAGACCGTGGCCCGGCTCGCCGCTCTGACAGCGGAGGTGCGTTCATGA